In Tachysurus fulvidraco isolate hzauxx_2018 chromosome 1, HZAU_PFXX_2.0, whole genome shotgun sequence, a single window of DNA contains:
- the LOC113636597 gene encoding 5-beta-cholestane-3-alpha,7-alpha-diol 12-alpha-hydroxylase codes for MSFLLQILLALIISLLGGLYILGAFRRRRPGEPPLDKGPLPWLGHVLEFRRDTAKFLERMRKKHGDIFTVQLGGFYFTFLTDPLSFGSVVKEARAKLDFNEFAKHLVKRVFGYHPIEDDHKLIQVSSNKHLMGDGLVVLTQAMMNNLQNLMLHRIGSGSTDDRSWQEDGLFTYCYNIVFRAGYLALFGNDAAKTPESLDKAKEVDRKESEELFYEFRKYDQLFPKLAYGVLGPSEKIESERLKRLFWNVLAVDKMNTKENISDWVSESQQTRDERGMDKSMQDRHMFLLLWASQGNTGPASFWLLLFLMKHPEAMAAVKSEVDEVLRETGQEVKSGGPLINLTRDMLLKTPVLDSAVEESLRLTAAPVLTRAVLQDMSLKMDNGREYKIRKGDRVSLFPYMAVHMDPEVHPDPHTFKYDRFLTPEGRKKTEFYKGGKKVKYYTMPWGAGVSMCPGRLFAVNELKQFVFLMLTYFEFELMNPDEEIPDMDVRRWGFGTMQPARDIPFRYRLRF; via the coding sequence ATGAGCTTCCTACTGCAAATTCTTCTTGCTTTGATTATCTCTCTTCTTGGGGGACTTTACATTCTCGGAGCTTTCCGTCGTCGACGGCCTGGAGAACCTCCTCTAGATAAAGGTCCTCTGCCATGGCTGGGACACGTCCTGGAGTTCAGGAGGGACACAGCAAAGTTTCTGGAGAGGATGAGAAAGAAGCATGGGGATATTTTCACTGTGCAGCTGGGAGGGTTTTACTTCACTTTTCTCACGGACCCTCTGTCCTTCGGCTCGGTGGTTAAGGAAGCTCGGGCCAAATTAGACTTTAATGAGTTCGCTAAACACCTGGTCAAGCGTGTCTTTGGCTACCATCCCATTGAAGATGACCACAAGCTCATTCAGGTGTCCAGCAACAAGCATCTGATGGGTGATGGTCTGGTGGTGCTAACACAAGCCATGATGAACAACCTGCAGAACCTCATGCTACACAGAATTGGGTCTGGAAGTACTGATGACAGATCGTGGCAGGAGGACGGGCTGTTCACCTACTGCTATAACATCGTGTTCCGCGCCGGGTATCTGGCGCTTTTTGGAAATGATGCAGCCAAGACTCCAGAAAGCCTAGACAAAGCAAAGGAGGTCGACCGAAAGGAGTCAGAAGAGCTCTTTTATGAGTTTCGTAAATATGATCAACTTTTCCCAAAGCTGGCTTATGGAGTTCTGGGACCTTCTGAGAAAATAGAATCAGAGAGGTTGAAAAGGCTTTTCTGGAATGTTCTTGCTGTGGATAAGATGAACACCAAAGAGAACATTAGTGACTGGGTGTCTGAATCGcagcagacacgtgacgagcgTGGAATGGACAAGTCCATGCAGGACAGACATATGTTCCTGCTTCTTTGGGCGTCCCAAGGCAACACAGGTCCGGCATCATTCTGGCTTCTCCTGTTCCTCATGAAGCACCCAGAGGCCATGGCGGCAGTGAAGAGCGAGGTCGATGAGGTTCTGCGTGAAACTGGACAGGAGGTGAAAAGTGGAGGTCCGCTGATTAACCTAACTCGAGACATGCTGCTGAAAACCCCGGTTCTGGACAGTGCTGTGGAGGAGAGCCTGCGCTTGACGGCTGCTCCGGTACTCACACGAGCCGTCTTGCAGGACATGAGCCTGAAAATGGACAATGGGCGCGAATACAAGATCCGCAAAGGTGACCGTGTGTCCCTGTTCCCCTACATGGCTGTCCACATGGACCCTGAGGTGCACCCTGATCCACACACCTTTAAATACGACCGGTTCCTCACACCCGAAGGCAGGAAAAAGACCGAATTCTACAAAGGAGGAAAGAAAGTGAAGTACTACACCATGCCGTGGGGTGCCGGGGTCAGCATGTGTCCCGGGAGGCTCTTTGCCGTCAACGAGCTCAAGCAGTTCGTATTCCTTATGCTGACATATTTTGAATTTGAGTTGATGAACCCAGATGAAGAGATCCCAGACATGGACGTGAGGCGATGGGGATTTGGGACGATGCAGCCGGCAAGAGATATCCCCTTCAGATACAGACTCAGGTTTTAG
- the LOC113636595 gene encoding atypical chemokine receptor 2: protein MDVTQPARVNESDYQYDYSEYYDLEALADFRPCEKHHVKKFSRYFLPVFYSVACALGLLANFTLLYVLVRSKSIRRAHPACVLCADLLFTFTLPFWAVYAARDWVFGERACKLVTLVYAVGLYGSNLFVACAVLRSRVNALRCFRRFGETTKNVVWCTCVWMLSCLASVTHLHFVEEHHAHGETHCTYHFPHGWKVFMRLQLVVLVFGIPFLLLLGSSVVLFLRTRSSVYSRTLRRAFISTGLFFALWFPYTLVIMLHLLQELHMVSECSMSLHLDLAIQITECIAFAHVFINPAAYVLLNKRVWRVFRAKFMSPREYLLNVSEHTDSVSSQDNGVELRALQSFSNPEYEQENTEKQGHFLPRAT, encoded by the coding sequence ATGGATGTCACTCAGCCCGCGCGCGTTAACGAGTCGGATTATCAGTACGATTACTCTGAGTATTACGATTTAGAAGCGCTGGCGGATTTTCGGCCGTGTGAGAAACAccatgtgaaaaagttcagccGTTATTTCCTGCCTGTGTTTTACTCGGTCGCGTGCGCTCTCGGTCTGCTCGCTAATTTCACCCTGCTGTACGTGCTCGTGCGGAGCAAATCGATAAGAAGGGCTCATCCCGCGTGCGTGCTGTGCGCGGACCTGCTGTTCACGTTCACCTTACCGTTCTGGGCGGTTTACGCAGCGCGGGACTGGGTCTTCGGGGAGCGCGCGTGTAAACTCGTCACGCTGGTGTACGCGGTCGGTCTGTACGGCAGCAACCTGTTCGTGGCGTGTGCGGTTTTGCGGAGCCGCGTGAACGCGCTCCGGTGTTTCCGACGTTTTGGGGAGACCACGAAGAACGTCGTATGGTGCACGTGTGTGTGGATGTTGTCTTGTCTGGCCTCCGTGACACACCTGCACTTCGTGGAGGAGCACCATGCCCACGGCGAGACCCACTGCACCTACCACTTCCCACACGGCTGGAAGGTCTTCATGCGCCTCCAACTGGTTGTGCTCGTCTTTGGGATACCGTTCCTGCTCTTGCTCGGTTCCTCCGTCGTGTTGTTCCTGCGCACGCGTTCTTCAGTGTATTCCAGAACGCTGAGACGTGCCTTCATCTCCACTGGGCTGTTCTTTGCGCTCTGGTTTCCGTACACATTGGTGATTATGCTACACCTTCTGCAGGAGCTGCACATGGTCTCGGAGTGCAGCATGAGTCTGCACCTGGACCTCGCCATCCAGATCACAGAGTGCATCGCCTTCGCTCACGTCTTCATCAACCCTGCAGCATACGTCCTGCTCAACAAGCGAGTGTGGAGGGTCTTCAGGGCAAAGTTTATGAGCCCAAGGGAGTACCTGCTCAACGTGTCGGAGCACACGGACAGTGTGTCCAGTCAGGACAACGGCGTAGAGTTAAGGGCTCTCCAAAGTTTCTCAAATCCTGAGTATGAGCAAGAAAACACTGAGAAACAAGGTCACTTCTTACCACGAGCCACATAA
- the higd1a gene encoding HIG1 domain family member 1A, mitochondrial yields the protein MSIVSFDEYEESKFIRKAKENPFVPIGMAGFFAIVAHRLYKMKSRGNMKMSVHLIHMRVAAQGFVVGAMTLGVVYSMYKDYVLKPAEAQRALEQKQQEIK from the exons ATGTCCATCGTGTCATTTGATGAGTATGAGGAGTCCAAGTTCATCAGGAAAGCCAAGGAGAACCCGTTCGTCCCTATTG GGATGGCCGGTTTCTTTGCCATTGTGGCACACAGACTGTATAAGATGAAGAGCAGGGGCAATATGAAGATGTCCGTGCACCTGATCCACATGCGTGTGGCAGCGCAGGGCTTCGTGGTGGGAGCCATGACTTTAG GTGTGGTGTACTCCATGTATAAGGACTACGTGTTGAAGCCGGCCGAAGCTCAGAGAGCGCTGGAACAGAAACAACAGGAAATCAAGTGA